In Campylobacterota bacterium, the sequence CCTACGTCCGCCGTACACCAGTAGGTGTCGTTTTCTTTGACGTCGAATACCCATTCCATCGTCATCTGCGCCCACAGGATGTATCCCGCCTGGTTGTGCTGGACCCCTTTGGGTTTGCCGGTAGAACCGGACGTATAGAGGAGGAAGAGCGGATCTTCGGCATCCATGATCTCCGCAGGACATTCGGGAGCTTGGTTTTTGATCAGTTCGTTGTACGAATAATCGCGTCCCGCCACCCAGTTGATGTCTTCGTTGTTGCGCTCGATGACGAGCACTTTCTCGACCGGAGAATTCTCGGTAATCGCCTGGTCTACGACCGGCTTGAGCATGTAAGGCTTGTCTTTACGGTAGGCACCGTCAGCGGTGATAACCAGTTTCGCCTCGGCGTCTTCGATACGGTCTTTGAGCGCTTCGGCCGAGAAACCGCCGAATACGATCGAGTGGATCGCACCGATACGGGCACACGCCAGCATCGCGTAAGCCGCTTCGGGAATCATCGGCATATAGATGATGACGCGGTCACCCTTTTTGACGTGGAACTCGTTTTTGAGAAGGTTGGCAAAGCGGTTGACGTTGTAGTAAAGCTCCAGATACGTAATGATCTGTTTGTCGCCGCGGTCCCCTTCGAAGATGATCGCCGCTTTGTTTTTACGGGTCGAAAGATGGCGGTCAATACACTGGTGGGCAACGTTGAGTTTTCCACCGACAAACCATTTGTAAAACGGTGCGTTGCTCTCGTCGAGCACCTGCGTATACGGCTGGAACCAGTCGATTTTTTCGTTTGCGAAGTGTCCCCAGTACCCTTCGTAATCTTCGTTGGCCCAGTCTTGAAGTTCTTTGTACTCGCACATGTTTTTGATGCGCGCGTTTTTGGCGAACTCACGGTTGGGATGAAAAATCGGTTTTACGGTATCGCTCATAGCAATTGCTCCTTAGTTTAATTTAATGGTGTGTTGTAATTTTATGTAGACCATAGCGGTCATAATCGCATCGTTCAATGCGTTGTGTTGACCCATCTTCGGGATGTTTAAATCGCGTAAGATTGTATCAAAGCGTAAATCAATATTTCCTTGCGGAATAAGGGCAATTTTCTTGTCAAAATATAGCCCCGACACCTCGATCTGGCGGTTGGGGAGCGTTACCCCCAGCCACGGCTTGATCATACGGTTCATCATGGAGACGTCAAACTCCAGGTAATAGCCCACCAGCGGGCGGTTCCCCACAAATTCTAAAAACTTTTTCACCCCCTCTAACGGCTCGACGGCGTGTTCAAGATCACACGGCCTTATATGATGGATTTTAATGCTTTCGGCACTGATGGCGCGGGACGGTTTAAGAAACACCTCGAAACTCTGCGAGGTGAGAATTCTGTCCCCTTTGACTTTGACCGCGCCGATACTCAGAACTTCGTCTTTTTTCGGATTCAATCCGGTCGTTTCGGTATCGAAAACGACCGCTTCATCCCCTTCGTAGGGCTCGAAGAGCGACGCATACGCATCGTCTTTGAGCCCCCGGAGGTTCCATGAGCGTCTCAACGCCTCGAACATTACACTACCATCCCCAGATGGAAGTGGTAGGTCAGGAATTTTTTGAACGTGTTAACGATTTTGAATGCGTCTTTGAGCAGATCCCGGTCGGCTTTGCTGAGCAGTTTGGGATTGACGTAATTTTGTTCCTTGAGTACCTGCTTTTGAGAGAGCATCGTCCGCAGCCGGATCGAGAGCAGCGTATCGTAGGCTTCGATCAGTTCACTCGCGAACCGCTTGTCGAACAATCCGATGTTATTGAGTTCCTTGATCCGTTCGGTCGTATTGGTCGTCTCGATCTTGTGCTCAAGGGCTAGGATCCGCACACCGTGGACGATCGCGAACACCCCTCCTTTTTTGATGTCGAGTTCGCTCTCATGCGCGTCGCGTCCCAGGACGAAGCCCGAAAACAGCGACAGCGGGGTCTCGAACGCCAGCGATGCCTTCGCCAGATGGGCCAGAATATCGCTGCGACCCTCGAAACGCTCGAAGAGAAAATTTTTGCACTCGGTTAAAAGCGTCTCATCACCCGCCACACAATGGGCGTCAAGAAAAATGGAAAGCGACTGGAGCGTCTCTTCGTTGAGCGTATCGGTCCATGAGGAAATCTGTTTTTTATAGCCCGAAACACTTCGGCGCCAGTAAGGGTTGCTGACCATGATGTTGCCGGCGCATTTGGGAAACCCGAGCCGGATCAGGTACTCGTTGAGCCGCTCCATGAAAGGACGGTACGCTTCTTCGTCTTCACCGTCGGCAATGATGAGGGCATTGTCCTGATCGGTGCGCAATACCTGCTCGCCGCGCCCTTCGCTTCCCATTACGACGAGCGCGCAGCGGCGCTGCATCGTCTCGGGAAGGACCATTTCGAACACTTTGCGGTACACCTTGGCGTTGAGTTCGCTCACCAGCTTGGAGACGTAGCGGACCCGCACCCCTTTGGAAGTGAGCGACCTGACCACCTGCATAAGCGAGCGTTCGATGCTTTGCAGCTCGTCGATGGAAGTGGCGCGCTCGATGGAGGCGGCAATGAGGTGGGTATGGTTGGCAAAATGGCTCAGCAGATCGAGCTGTTCGAGAATACCGACGATTTTTCCCTCTTCGGTCACGACGAGGCGTTTAACCCCGTGCTTTGTGAACAGCAGAAGCGCGTTGAACAAAAAGTCGCTCCTCTCGATCGTAATAAGACCGTACGTTGCGATGTCGCCGATCGGATCGGAAACGCTTTTGTCGGCCAAAAGGACTTTCTCGCGCAGGTTCGTGTCGGTGACGATCCCCATTACCCCCTCATTGTCCACCAGAATCACTTTTGCGTTTGTCCCCGCCATCTCGGAGAGAGCGTTTCGGATCGAGGCCTGCGCACCGATAATGCAAGGGACATGGAGGTAGATTTCATCGACACGGGCCACCATAAACGGGGTCAGCTCGTTTTGGTGCTGACGTTCTTTAAGACGCTGATGTTTGGTGATGAAATCCTGCATGAAATAGTTTTGGAACGTTTCGGCGTCTTGGAGAAGGTTGAGGAAGGATTCTTTGGGAAGGGAGTAACAGATCAGGTCTTCGGCAACGATGAAAGTGCTTTGGGTATTGCCGTATATAAGGGAGTTCGCATCGAAGCTGTCACGTTCGCCGTAGACGTTTTGGAGTTCACCGTCGATGGTTTCATTGACGATGCCTTTGATGATAATGTAAAGCGATTCGGCCCTCACCCTCGGAGCGATCAGTACCGTCTCCCTGGGATAGTAGGCAATATCCATCTGGGTCATCAGCTTTTCGATCATTCGCTCGGTAAGCAGATCAAACGGATGGATCGACATTAAAAGTGCTTTTTGGTCAAAGAGACTCAAAACCATCTCCTGGAAAATTAATCAAACCCGCCCCCGAAAGGACGGGGAAGGCTTTAGTGCTCAACGGCACCCTCAGCACCGATACCGGTCTGGCAGCGGATGTTTTGCGCTTCGAACGCTTCGTACTCTTTTTTGGCCGTATCGCTCTTGTCGGTGATCGAGAAGAACCAGATACCGACGAACGCCGCCGTGACCGAGAACAGAGCCGGATATTTGTACGGGAAGATCGCTTCCGCGTTACCCAGTACGTCCACCCATACGGTCGGCCCGAGGATCACCAGAACCGCAGCCGTAGCCAAACCGAGCGATCCGCCGATCAGTGCACCGCGAGTGGTGAGTTTCGACCAGAACATGGAGAGGAACAGGATCGGGAAGTTCGCACTCGCCGCAATAGCGAAGGCAAGACCGACCATGAACGCGATGTTCTGGCTCTCAAACGCGATTCCCAGGAAAATCGCAACAATCCCCAACGCAACGGTAGAGATTTTAGAAACTTTCATCTCCATAAGCCCATCCGCACGTCCTGCACGCAGAACCGAAGCATAAAGGTCGTGTGAGATCGCCGAGGCACCTGCAAGCGTCAGACCCGATACGACCGCAAGGATCGTAGCGAACGCTACCGCCGAGATGAACCCGAGGAAGAAGTCTCCGCCAACCGCATGTGAAAGGTGGATCGCCGCCATGTTGTCGCCGCCGAGGATCGGAGCACCGCCGTCGATCGCCTGTTTTGCCACGTCAAGATACTGCGGGTTCTGGAAAACCATGACGATCGCACCGAAACCGATAATGAACGTCAGGATATAGAAATACCCGATGAATCCCGTCGCGTAGAACACCGATTTGCGAGCTTCTTTGGCATCGGCAACGGTGAAGAAACGCATCAGGATGTGCGGAAGACCCGCCGTACCGAACATAAGAGCGATACCCAAAGAAATGGCCGAAATCGGATCGGAAACGAGCCCGCCCGGAGCCATAATGTCTGTTGTCCCTTTCATCTCAACCGCAGTCGCGAACAGCGATTCGAAGTTGAAGTTGTAGTGGGCCATAACGGCAACCGCCATGAACGTCGCACCTGAAAGAAGGAGGAACGCTTTAATGATCTGTACCCATGTCGTCGCCAGCATACCGCCGAACGTAACGTAGAGGATCATCAGGACGCCGACGAGAATAACCGCAACTTCGTAATCCAGACCGAACAGAAGCTGGATCAGTTTACCCGCACCGACCATCTGCGCGATCAGATAAAGGATAACCGTCACGATCGAACCGAAAGCCGCCAAAGTACGAATAGGCGTCTGCTGCAGACGATACGACGCAACGTCCGCGAACGTGTACTTACCGAGGTTGCGAAGCTGCTCGGCGATCATGAACAGAATGATCGGCCACCCGACAAGGAACCCGATAGAGTAGATCAGACCGTCATACCCTTTGGCATAAACGAGTGCCGAAATCCCCAGGAACGATGCCGCCGACATATAGTCGCCCGCGATCGCCATACCGTTTTGAAATCCGGTGATCCCGCCGCCGGCGGTATAGAAATCTTTCGCCGTTTTGGTCCGTTTTGCGGCCCAATAGGTGATACCCAATGTAGCACCGACAAAGATCAAGAACATAATGATCGCCGACATGTTCAGCGCCTGTTTTTCCACTTCGCCGCCCAGAGCGTCGCCCGCAAAGGCATACCCTGCGGCAAGAAGGGTCAGTAACAACGTTTTCATCATTCTCCCTTTACTTTCGCTTTGATGCGGTTCGTCGCTTCGTCGAACTCGCCGTTGGCACGTTTGACGTAGATACCCGTCAAAATGAATGCGCTGAGGATAACCCCGATCCCGACCGGGATACCGACCGTGGTAACCGAACCTGCAGAAAGCGGAGCCCCCAAAAGTTTCGGATCAAACGCGATCACCAGGACAAACCCGAAATAGATGACGAGCATCGCGATGGTCAGTATCCAGGCAAAACGCCCCCGTTCGCTTACCAAACGGAGATAATCAGGATCATTTTTGATCTGATCTACCAGTTCTTGTTTCATAATCAACCTCCTTTAAAAGTTGTAGTTCGCGATAACGCGGTATTCGTCCCAACCCATGTTTCCGGCGGTTGTCTCTTTGTAGCCGCGCGGGAAATTGCCGCGCAGGCGCAGCTGAAGGTTTTTAACGACCTGAGGGTTGTAAATGATATCAAATCCTGCTTCGGTCGCTTTATCCGCCGATACGGCGTCCGAATACCCGTTGAGCGGATCCATGTCATATTCGACATAGAAAACGCCCGTATTAAGATTGACGCCGTAATCTTTCCAGTCGTACGACGCCGCAACTTTCCAGGCATCGGTGCCGGCCATAAACTGGTGACGCGTTACCATACCCTGGGTATACGCCGGCATTCCGCCCCACGGAGAGACCGTTCCGCCGTTGATCGCGGAAGCATCATCTTTGGTATTGTGTGAAACGGCGACCGAAACATCGCAGTTTCCGATTTTTGCTCCGACTTTCGCCGCTACGAAATCGCTTTCGATTTTGTTGAGTTCCAAAGCCGGCGATGCGTTGTTCGATCCCACATCGCGTTCGTTGATCCACTGCACCCCGACATACGGTGAAATACCGCTTGCATACGACCAGCCGTAGTTGGCTTCCGTATAAACGGCATTGAGGATGTCATGCGCATAGTAATCCCACAATTGAAGCTTGAGTCCTTTGATCCCTGTGTAAACAGCGGCCAAAACGCTCACGCCCCCGGTATTGTCGCCGATCGCATACGTACCCATGTCGACGAATTCCCCGACATAGTTTTTCGTATCGACGAGGGAATATCCCGACGTTCCGCTGAGTACTTTATCCGGTACGCCGCCTGCACCGTTGTAAGCGCGGCCGAAAGTCCCCTGTGCGAATTTTGTCACATGTGCCGCAATCAGCGTCGTGTCTTTGAGGTCCGTATTCGTCAGAACATACGCTTCAAACAGGTTGGGAAGCATCCGAGCATCGTCGCTGCCCGCAAGCGGCGTATCGAGTTTCTGGCGTCCGCCCTTAAATGTCGTATTACCGTTTTTGTATTGCAGATACGCTTCGCCCAGATAGGTCACCGAATCGTTGCTTTTACCCAGCAATGTCGGATCGACTTCAGGATTGTCGGCACCGCTGGAGGTGGTTTTGTCTTTCAAAAACAAACCGTTCGACGTATAAAACGCCGCACCCAGACTCACACCGTTCCATGCACCCGTCTCGTATTTCAGGTATCCGCCGACTGCGGTCGCATTACGGTGGACCGACGTGGCATTGCTGTATCCGTCGTAATCACGGTCGATGTAGAAAGCACGCAGCTGACCGCTTGCTTTCCCTTCTTTAAACATACCCGCCAAATCATCGGCAGCCATAGCGTTGACGACCAGCGCCGACGCCAAAAGCGACAGAGATACTGTACCTCTCATTCTCACTCCTTCTTTTTTTTCACACTGTCATTATGAAAACAAAACGTAGCACGAACGTAGCAAAACAAAAAACGGAAACATTCCGAGTGAAAAACGGGAAGAAAAACAAAGTATTTGAGTAAAAATGTAACGTTTATGAGCGGGGAATGTCGATCATGTAACCCAAAGAGCGGATATTCTGGATGAAATCCTCTTTGAGAGATTTTTTGAGACGGCTTACTTCCGCACGGATCGTAGCATTGTCGACGTACTCTTCATCCCATATATAGGCGCGAAACTGGTCGAAATCGACGATACGACCCCGATTTCTGGCCAAAAGATCGATAATCTGAAGCTGCCGTTTCGTCAACGGTTGTGTTACGTTTTCACACATTAAAGTTGACGTCGCGGCATCGTAACTGTAGCTTTTGGAGAGTTTGAGATGGCTTTGCGGAATGGCGCAGCTTTGCATCACCTTGTCGATTCGGAGCGAAAGCTCTTTGAGATGAAACGGTTTTTTCAGATAGTCGTAGCACCCCAGGTCGTAGGCGCGGCTGATCCCTTCGATATCCACCAGCGCGCTGATGTAGATCGCGGGTGTCCGTATTTTGAGGGCGTGAAGCTGTTCGAGCAGTTCCAGCCCGTTGATCCCCGGAACGTTGATGTCCAACACCAGAAGATCAAACGTTTCGCTTCTGAGCCTCTCCAGGGCATCGGTGCCGTCGTCAAACAGGCTGACTCGATGTCCCAGAGAGGCCAAATACTCGTTGATCGCTTCGCTGAGCATCGCCTCGTCTTCAAGCAGAAGTATTTTCAATCGCAGCCTCTTTGTTAAAACGGTATTCAAAACGGGTCTTATCGTCTTCGAAACCGATCCGGATTTCGACCCCGTCCTCGTCGCAGATCGATTTGACCAGGCTCAGCCCCAGACCGAACCCGTCGCTTTTTTTTCGTTCGCGATAGTATGCCTCGAAAATCTTTTGGGCGTCATGAATTTTTTGCGAACGGCTCTGTACCCAAAAACGGCACGACAAACCGTCGCACGCGATGCCCACTTCGATCGGTTCGCCGCTTTTGCTGTAGCGGATCGCGTTGGTGATGTTGTTGTCGATCACCCGCTGGAGTTTCGTCTCGTTAAAATGGATCCATGACTCGGGTTCGGGACGTCTGTAGCTAAAAGAATGATTTGAAAACTGGGCCACCTCATCGAAAAACTCAAGCCGTTTTTCGACGTATTCGCCTAACTCGATGGGTTTTTTGGGATAGTCGATCTGATCTTTTTTCACCAGGTAGCTCAGGTCGTCGTAAATGCTGAAGATGTTTTTGACCGCCGCTTCGATCTTCGCCAGGTAACGGTTCCGCCCTTCGTTCATCGAGAAGAGTTCAATGTTGGCCATGATGACCGAAAGGGGAGTATGCGTTTCGTGAACGGCGTAGCGGATAAACTGCTTGTGCGATTCGAGCAGCTCCTGCGAAAACTTCTGCTCGGCTTCGAGCGCCTCGTTTTTGAGCTGCAGCGCGGCCGTTTTCCGTTTGACCCGCTCTTCGAGATCGGCGTTGAGAGTCCGGAGCGTCTCTTTTTGTTCCTGGATGGTCGACGCCATCTCGTTGGCGTACCCCGACATCCGCTTGAATTCGCTGAAATACAGTTCATCCCCGGAAATCGGCTTTGCACCGGTATGAACCGCTTCGAAAAACTTCATAAAGCGCTCCATGTCGCGTGCGATCATCGTATTGACGATTTTGGAAATCCCGAAGATGAAACTGAACAGGATCAGCGCCAGTGTCGAGATCTCGACGATGATTTTGATCAGCCGCCCCTTGAGCGCATGGGAATCGCCCCGGATACCGAACAGCGTCGTGTCGGAAGCCAAAGCAAACTGGCGATACTCGTCATAGATGAGCAACGAAGCGAAAATAACGGTAAAAAGGAGAATGAAGACAATGGTATAGAAGTGGAGTTCACGCAGTGACAAACGGGCCAAACGACGCTGCAGCCAGGATTCCAATTATTCGTTCTCCAAATAAATTTAGGGCATTATAACCGATTCCGCTTTATTAGGTTAAGATTCTTCGACTATAATTCCAAAAAATTCTCTGAAGGATTCGGAAACAATGTTCGGACGCAAAGAACTCAAAAACTACAACGCTACTCCCGAAGAGCTCGCAAGCTACGCATGGGCCAAAATGACAACCAACAAAGGGGTTATGTGGCTCAAACTCTACAATGACGAAACCCCCAATACCGTCGCCAACTTCGCCGCACTCGTAAATGACGGGTTTTACAACGGTCTCAACTTCCACCGCGTCATCCCCGGTTTCATGGCTCAGGGCGGATGCCCCCACGGTACGGGAACGGGCGGCCCGGGATGGGCCATTCCGTGCGAAACGGCCCTTAACAAACACCGCCACGTCAAAGGTGCCCTCTCCATGGCGCACGCCGGTCCAAACACCGGCGGAAGCCAGTTTTTCATCTGCTTCGTCAACTGCCCGCATCTGGACGGCGTACACACCGTTTTCGGCGGAATCGAAGCCGACGACGCCGAATCGATGGCGGTACTGGACAGTATCCAGATGCGCGACACCATCGAATCGGTTGAAATTCTCGCCGCACGCGGCTAACCGATGCTCGTCCATATCTGCTGCAGCGTCGATTCCCACTTCTTTATCGAGAAACTGCAGCAGGAATTCCCCGACGAAAAACTCGTCGGGTTCTTCTATGACCCCAATATCCATCCCTACAGTGAATACCGCCTCCGTCTCCTCGATGTCGAGCGCAGCTGTAAAAAACTGGGCATTGAGCTGATCGAAGGACCCTACGATTTCGAGAACTGGATGGACGCCGTACGCGGCCTGGAAAACGAACCCGAGAAAGGGGCGCGATGCGAGGTATGCTTTGATAAACGGTTCGAAGTGAGCGCGCACAAAGCGCTCGAATTGGGAGAAAAGACGATGACGACCACTCTCCTCGTCAGCCCCAAAAAATCCCAGGAGCAGCTCATCCGAAGCGGTGCAGCCTTCGAAGCGTCCCACGGCGTCCGCTTCGTCGCGTTCGATTACCGCAAAAACAACGGCACCGCCGACCAGGGACGGGTCAGCCGCGAACAGCAGCTCTATCGCCAGGATTACTGCGGCTGCCTTTTCGGACTCTCCATGCAACGGGATCAGCAGCAGCGGCTCATGGACGAGATGTTCTCTCCCCTCACCCGCCAGGTTCTCCCCGCATCGATCGAAGAACGCCTTGCAATGTACGCCCGCCGGATGGAACTCGAAGCTTCCGGCATCCCCTACCGGATCGTCAAAGAGCGGTTTCTCAACTACCGTCTCCTTCGTGCATCGCTGCGGATCGGGGGAGAGGTCGTCCCCTCCCATCCCCTGTTTTATTCGACCATCAGCCGCACGACGACCGAGGGTAAAATCGACTTCGAAATGAACGGGCAGTATTTCCTCAACCGCGAAGAGGTACGCTTTATCACCCTCGACACCTTCAATGCTCTTACGTCATCCGGCTACGCAAACACGCAACGGCTTATGTTCGACGCACCGCCGGTCGAAACCGAAATTTCGCTGCGCACGCTCCTGCTCGGAAGTCCTTACGATACGTCCGCCCTGATCGTCGTCGATTCGATCCCGACCGCCAAAGTCTCCCTTTGGCTCGAAACAAAGACATATACGGACACGCGGGAAAAACTCATAATCAATAATTAACCATTTTTGCGATAAACTAGGACGATTTTTTTACCCGAGGTATTTAACAGTATGATAGATGTCGTCCAGATTCAAAAAATTTTGCCCCACCGGTTCCCCTTCCTCCTCGTCGACCGCGTCACCGACCTGACCCCCAACGAAACTCTCGTCGGCTACAAAAACGTCACCATCGGCGAACAGATTTTCGAAGGACACTTTCCGGGCCACCCGATCTATCCGGGCGTCATGATTCTCGAAGGCATGGCTCAGGCCGGCGGTATCCTCGCATTCCAGAGCATGGACATGACCGAAGAGGAAGCGGCACAGAAAGTCGTCTACTTCATGAGTATCGACGGAGCCAAATTCCGTTCCCCCGTCCGCCCGGGTGACCGTCTCGAATACCGCATGAGCGTTGTCAAGCACAAAGGTTCGATCTGGGTTCTCAAAGGAGAAGCCTACGTTGACGACACTCTCGTCTCCGAAGCCGAACTCAAAGCCATGATCGTAGACAAGTAGGCCTTATGAGTCTGATTTCTCCACACGCCATCATCGAAGAGGGAGCCCAGATCGGTCCTGACGTCGAAATCGGCGCTTTTTGCTTCATCTCGGGCAAAGCCAAAATCGGCAGAGGGACCCGCATTGCGCAGGGTGCGTGCATCTACGGCAACACCACGATCGGTGAATACAACGAAATTTTCTCCCACGCGGTTCTGGGGTCCATTCCACAGGATCTCAAATACGCGGGCGAAGAGGTCGAACTCATCATCGGCGACCGCAACAAAATCCGGGAGTTCACCCTTTTTAACCCCGGCACCGCCGGAGGGGGCGGGAAAACCGTCGTCGGGAACGACAACCTTTTCATGGGATACGTCCACTTGGGGCACGACGTCATCATCGGCAATCACTGCATCCTCGCCAACGCCGCGACGCTCGCCGGACACGTCGAAATGGGGAATTACGCCGTCATCGGTGGAATGACCCCCGTCCACCAGTTCGTCAAAATCGGCGATTATGCCATGATCGCGGGAGCCTCGGCCCTCTCGCAGGATGTCCCTCCCTATTGTCTGGCGGAAGGGAACCGCGCCGTTTTGCGCGGGTTGAATCTCAACGGCCTTCGCCGGCACATCGAGCGCGAGCACATCGACGCGCTGCGTGCGGCCTACCGCGAGCTGTTCGAATCGGGCAAACCGCTCCAGGAAGTCGCCGCGGCACTCGCCGAAAGCACCTCCAGCGAGTACGTCAAAAACATGTGCGCGTTTATCATCAACACCAAACGGGGTATCCCGTTTGAAAGGAAAGAGTCATGATCCATCGCCACTGCAGCTTCTGCGAAGCGCAAGAGAGCGACCACAACCCGCTGATCGCCGGCAACAACGTTTACATCTGCAAAAACTGCGTTTTCTCGGCTTATAAAATCATGTTCGGCGACCATGACGAGCAAAGTAGCGAAAAAGTCGAACACATCCCGACCGAACTGC encodes:
- the lpxA gene encoding acyl-ACP--UDP-N-acetylglucosamine O-acyltransferase, whose translation is MSLISPHAIIEEGAQIGPDVEIGAFCFISGKAKIGRGTRIAQGACIYGNTTIGEYNEIFSHAVLGSIPQDLKYAGEEVELIIGDRNKIREFTLFNPGTAGGGGKTVVGNDNLFMGYVHLGHDVIIGNHCILANAATLAGHVEMGNYAVIGGMTPVHQFVKIGDYAMIAGASALSQDVPPYCLAEGNRAVLRGLNLNGLRRHIEREHIDALRAAYRELFESGKPLQEVAAALAESTSSEYVKNMCAFIINTKRGIPFERKES